The following coding sequences lie in one Alicyclobacillus curvatus genomic window:
- a CDS encoding YitT family protein gives MNYVLRTNRHPVWNIIIRIAVLLIACLISAVSVNSFLVPARILAGGVTGIAQIIHHFWAIPIGTMYFIFNIPLFILGYRYLGKQFVLLTGIGIIGFSVFTDFVHPEFNLPVTDPLIMSLYGGVLGGIGSGLIIRVGGSAGGTDILSLVFNRLTGQSVGSLGFGMNIVIVLLSMTVFGIPAGLYTLVSMFATSRVVNALLNYQNRKTALIISAKAQEIGEAIGTQLGRGSTLLNASGAYTKSSTNVLICALTHLELTELRQICTAVDPNVFVTVLPTTEVYGKFRHVPN, from the coding sequence ATCAACTATGTTCTGCGTACCAACCGGCATCCGGTTTGGAATATCATCATTCGGATTGCGGTGCTGCTCATTGCCTGCCTTATCAGCGCGGTATCCGTGAACAGTTTTCTTGTCCCAGCCCGTATCTTGGCCGGAGGAGTCACGGGTATCGCTCAAATCATTCACCACTTTTGGGCAATACCGATTGGGACAATGTACTTTATTTTCAACATTCCACTGTTCATCCTAGGGTATCGATACCTGGGCAAGCAGTTCGTCCTGCTCACCGGCATCGGAATCATTGGATTTTCCGTATTCACCGACTTCGTGCACCCAGAATTCAATCTGCCAGTCACCGACCCACTTATTATGAGCCTGTATGGCGGTGTTCTTGGCGGGATCGGTTCCGGACTCATCATTCGGGTTGGCGGCAGTGCCGGAGGGACGGATATCCTAAGTCTCGTGTTTAACCGTCTGACAGGTCAAAGTGTCGGCTCACTGGGATTTGGCATGAATATCGTCATTGTGCTTCTGTCCATGACCGTCTTTGGCATACCCGCGGGCCTCTATACCCTCGTGTCAATGTTTGCAACTTCACGCGTCGTGAACGCTCTCTTAAACTATCAGAATCGCAAAACCGCGCTCATTATTAGCGCCAAGGCACAGGAAATTGGTGAGGCCATCGGTACACAGCTCGGTCGCGGCAGCACCTTGCTCAACGCGTCTGGGGCGTACACAAAATCGAGTACAAATGTCCTCATTTGCGCCCTTACACATCTCGAGCTGACGGAGTTGCGGCAAATCTGTACTGCAGTCGATCCAAACGTTTTCGTCACCGTACTACCCACCACTGAGGTCTACGGTAAATTTCGTCACGTCCCGAATTAA
- a CDS encoding CBS domain-containing protein, whose amino-acid sequence MSTKHEQIVEYIETLPIGARISVRSIAKAMTVSEGTAYRAIKDAETQGLVSSMDRVGTIRIERKEKKHIERLTYAEVVNIVDGTVLGGRTGLHKTLQKFVIGAMQMEAAVRYIEPDSLMIVGNRQQIQRIALQHGAAVLITGGFTVTEEVQELADKLELPIISCSYDTFTTAALINRAIYDRLIKKDILLVEDILPQDELATMKKGSTVQTYRQVVEQTGHGKLPVVDDEGRLVGIVTAKDVTDAEDDDLIDLHMTRQPFAVTLKTPIASAAHQMVWEGVELMPVVQGRKLVGAISRQDVIKALQLMGRQPQMGETLEGSVLRGFDEVHNEDKSVTLQGVVTAQMIGPTGTLAMGALTTLIENCAVLSVHRQRKADVVVENITLYFLKPVSVDAEIELRGRVMDLGRRFAKVDIEVFAGDMRVAKALLTTQTLER is encoded by the coding sequence ATGAGTACAAAACACGAGCAAATCGTAGAGTACATTGAAACGCTGCCGATTGGCGCCAGAATCAGCGTGCGCAGTATCGCGAAGGCGATGACGGTCAGCGAAGGTACGGCATATCGTGCGATTAAGGATGCAGAGACGCAGGGTCTGGTCAGTTCGATGGACAGGGTCGGAACCATTCGCATCGAACGCAAGGAGAAAAAACACATTGAGCGGCTTACATACGCTGAAGTGGTCAACATCGTCGATGGCACGGTGCTCGGCGGGCGCACCGGGCTTCACAAGACCCTGCAAAAGTTTGTCATCGGGGCCATGCAGATGGAGGCCGCTGTCCGCTACATTGAGCCCGACAGCCTGATGATTGTGGGGAATCGGCAGCAGATCCAGCGCATCGCACTGCAACACGGCGCTGCTGTCCTGATTACCGGTGGATTCACGGTGACTGAAGAAGTGCAGGAGCTGGCGGATAAGCTGGAGCTGCCCATCATTTCGTGCAGTTATGACACATTCACGACGGCCGCCCTCATCAACCGGGCCATCTATGACCGATTGATTAAGAAAGACATCCTGCTTGTCGAGGACATCCTGCCGCAAGATGAGCTCGCGACGATGAAAAAGGGATCCACCGTCCAAACCTATCGCCAGGTTGTCGAACAAACGGGCCACGGCAAGCTCCCGGTCGTTGACGACGAGGGTCGCTTGGTCGGTATTGTGACCGCGAAGGACGTCACAGATGCAGAGGACGATGATTTGATTGACCTGCACATGACACGTCAGCCGTTCGCCGTGACCCTCAAGACTCCGATTGCTTCCGCAGCGCACCAGATGGTCTGGGAAGGCGTGGAGTTGATGCCTGTAGTCCAGGGCAGGAAACTCGTCGGAGCCATCAGTCGACAGGACGTCATCAAGGCCCTGCAGTTGATGGGTAGGCAGCCGCAAATGGGAGAGACCCTGGAGGGTTCTGTCCTGCGCGGGTTCGATGAAGTACACAACGAGGACAAGAGCGTCACATTGCAAGGTGTGGTCACTGCCCAAATGATTGGACCGACAGGCACCCTCGCAATGGGAGCCCTGACCACCCTCATCGAAAATTGTGCGGTGTTGTCTGTACACAGGCAGCGTAAGGCAGACGTTGTGGTCGAAAACATCACTCTCTACTTTTTGAAGCCAGTCTCTGTGGATGCTGAGATTGAGCTGCGAGGTCGTGTCATGGACCTTGGCCGCCGATTTGCAAAGGTGGATATTGAAGTCTTTGCCGGTGACATGCGTGTAGCCAAGGCTCTGTTGACGACCCAGACACTGGAGAGGTGA
- the dnaE gene encoding DNA polymerase III subunit alpha: protein MGLPEFVHLHVHSEYSLRESTLRIPEAVRLAGEYGMRALAVTDTNALYGAIPFYRQAKSAGIRPIIGVQLQVAKAAALQNADSGFAARGGLALDTAVFLAEDFTGYQTLVRLITKAHERVRQPVITFEELAEDANGVIALIGGGESLPLQKFSAASSADAEEWLANWLEHWPHSHLYTDIQDHGLLRERKGLPAMVRWAREHHIPLVATNDVHYKVPEDADMQRILAQMDNQASPQLLEGNRYNLASAEDMYHRFSKLPEAAQNTVVVADRCQFELPEPKPLLPKYPTLAGEAAPIVLRRAAEEGAKRRYGGVEGPVRERMDYELSVIEQMGFSDYFLVVADFIRFAHKNGISTGPGRGSAAGSIVAYALRITDVDPLRHKLLFERFLNPERVSWPDIDTDFEYERRSEVIQYVLERYGRDHVAQIGTFGTLAARAALRDVGRVLQTPPKVVDGLAKQIPSMPGITLAKALEEVPGLKAQTEASAEARTLWFTASQLEGLPRHTSTHAAGVIISPIPIQELAPTQPGGDGVPVTQYPMEVVEQLGLMKMDFLGLRTLTFIDRCTHSIEAHTGKRLDWKLVSSDDQKTFQMLSRGETDGCFQLESPGMKRVLRDLKPAHFDHLVAVISLYRPGPMENIPAFIAAKHGRSPIHYPHEDLAPILKDTYGVIVYQEQIMQIAYRMAGFSLGQADLLRRAVSKKKREVLDEERHRFVSGCITKGYDSETANHVYDLIVRFADYGYPLSHAVAYAVLAFRTAYLRANFFAHFTAALLTMTAADENKIRAYTKDAKSHHVQVLPASVVHSQAEFSVNPEGHIRTGLIAVKNVGRAAVEAILTARQEGPFASLVDFLQRVNGRVCNRRAVEGLLLAEALDDFIPANATPAVRLQILEEAYQTAEEGRQSQGLGLVFGEERQQSSRQSISGVKQGHVGHHREDGAKSPNVTDVLYIRYDSKVGQNHQLQRVKQILVNYPGDMRVALYNQATGSLRVLEEKWSVGLCPELIGELEDVIGIGNAKLGQMPKQRQQHHR from the coding sequence ATGGGCTTGCCAGAATTTGTTCATCTGCACGTCCATTCGGAATATTCTCTGCGAGAGAGTACACTGCGCATTCCCGAGGCCGTGCGTCTAGCTGGAGAATACGGGATGCGCGCCTTGGCCGTTACGGATACCAATGCGCTCTACGGCGCCATCCCGTTTTATCGTCAGGCCAAATCGGCGGGCATTCGGCCCATCATCGGTGTCCAACTGCAGGTCGCGAAGGCGGCTGCCCTTCAGAACGCTGATTCTGGTTTTGCAGCGAGGGGCGGTCTGGCATTGGATACCGCGGTCTTTCTCGCCGAGGATTTCACTGGCTATCAAACGCTCGTGCGGTTGATCACAAAGGCGCATGAGCGCGTCCGCCAACCCGTCATTACATTCGAAGAGCTCGCAGAGGACGCAAACGGCGTGATCGCTCTGATTGGCGGCGGGGAGTCGCTGCCATTGCAGAAGTTTTCCGCCGCCTCGAGTGCTGATGCGGAAGAATGGCTGGCCAATTGGCTGGAACACTGGCCGCACAGTCATTTGTACACGGACATTCAGGATCACGGCCTGCTTCGCGAACGAAAGGGTTTGCCTGCCATGGTGCGCTGGGCGCGCGAACATCATATACCGCTTGTGGCCACAAACGACGTGCATTATAAGGTCCCGGAAGATGCAGACATGCAGCGGATCCTCGCTCAAATGGATAATCAGGCGTCGCCGCAATTACTCGAGGGGAACCGCTACAACCTGGCGAGTGCGGAAGACATGTATCATCGTTTCTCCAAGCTGCCGGAGGCTGCACAGAACACTGTTGTCGTGGCGGATCGTTGTCAGTTTGAACTGCCCGAGCCGAAACCGCTCCTGCCGAAATATCCGACGCTTGCCGGGGAAGCAGCGCCAATTGTGCTGCGACGTGCCGCAGAGGAGGGGGCAAAGAGACGTTACGGTGGGGTCGAGGGCCCGGTCCGGGAACGAATGGACTACGAACTCTCTGTGATTGAGCAGATGGGCTTTTCAGACTATTTTCTAGTTGTTGCAGATTTCATCCGCTTTGCTCATAAAAACGGCATTTCTACGGGCCCGGGGCGCGGGTCAGCAGCGGGATCGATTGTGGCGTACGCACTTCGGATTACGGATGTCGATCCGCTTCGTCACAAACTGCTGTTTGAACGCTTCCTGAATCCAGAGCGCGTGAGCTGGCCGGATATCGATACAGATTTTGAATACGAACGCCGCAGCGAGGTCATTCAGTATGTGCTCGAGCGCTACGGGCGCGACCACGTTGCGCAGATTGGCACATTTGGCACGCTGGCGGCGCGTGCAGCGCTCCGGGACGTGGGCCGGGTCTTGCAAACACCGCCGAAAGTGGTCGATGGACTGGCAAAACAGATTCCTTCCATGCCAGGCATCACGCTCGCGAAAGCCCTGGAGGAAGTGCCGGGTCTCAAAGCGCAGACTGAAGCATCCGCGGAAGCCCGGACCCTGTGGTTCACGGCAAGTCAACTGGAGGGATTGCCACGGCACACTTCGACGCACGCTGCGGGCGTCATCATTTCCCCCATTCCGATTCAAGAACTTGCGCCAACGCAGCCAGGAGGCGACGGTGTCCCCGTCACGCAGTATCCGATGGAGGTTGTCGAGCAGCTTGGGTTGATGAAAATGGATTTTCTTGGACTGCGCACACTCACGTTTATCGACCGTTGTACCCACAGCATCGAAGCGCACACAGGAAAACGACTGGATTGGAAACTGGTGTCGAGCGATGACCAAAAGACCTTTCAGATGCTGTCACGCGGCGAGACGGACGGGTGCTTCCAACTTGAATCGCCGGGAATGAAACGTGTCCTGCGTGACCTGAAACCTGCTCACTTTGACCATCTCGTTGCCGTCATCTCCCTCTATCGCCCCGGCCCAATGGAGAACATCCCTGCGTTCATTGCAGCCAAGCACGGGCGTTCACCCATCCATTATCCACATGAGGATTTGGCGCCCATCCTGAAGGACACTTATGGCGTCATCGTGTACCAAGAGCAAATCATGCAGATTGCCTACAGGATGGCTGGGTTCTCGCTCGGGCAGGCGGACTTGTTACGGCGTGCTGTCAGCAAGAAGAAACGCGAAGTGCTCGACGAGGAGCGCCATCGCTTTGTGTCAGGTTGTATAACGAAGGGTTACGACAGCGAGACGGCCAATCATGTGTACGACCTGATTGTGCGTTTCGCCGATTATGGATATCCACTCAGTCACGCCGTTGCTTATGCGGTATTGGCGTTTCGCACTGCCTATTTGCGAGCAAATTTCTTTGCCCATTTTACAGCGGCCCTCTTAACCATGACGGCTGCGGACGAGAACAAGATCCGTGCGTATACAAAAGACGCAAAGTCGCATCACGTGCAGGTGTTGCCTGCAAGCGTTGTGCACAGTCAGGCCGAGTTTTCGGTCAATCCCGAAGGGCACATTCGCACAGGGCTGATTGCGGTGAAAAATGTCGGGCGAGCGGCTGTAGAAGCCATTCTGACTGCACGGCAGGAGGGTCCCTTTGCTTCACTGGTGGATTTTTTGCAAAGGGTGAACGGGCGTGTCTGCAATCGGCGGGCTGTGGAAGGATTACTGCTGGCAGAGGCTCTTGATGATTTCATTCCTGCAAATGCAACACCTGCCGTGAGATTGCAGATACTGGAAGAGGCTTATCAGACAGCTGAGGAAGGACGCCAGTCGCAAGGTCTCGGCCTTGTTTTCGGTGAGGAGAGACAGCAGTCATCAAGGCAAAGTATTTCGGGTGTAAAGCAGGGTCATGTTGGTCATCATCGAGAAGATGGGGCGAAATCCCCGAACGTCACGGACGTCTTGTATATTCGTTACGACTCCAAGGTTGGGCAAAATCATCAGTTACAGCGGGTCAAGCAAATTCTTGTGAACTATCCGGGCGATATGCGCGTAGCATTGTACAATCAGGCCACTGGGAGCCTCCGCGTGTTGGAGGAAAAGTGGTCCGTGGGCCTCTGTCCGGAGCTGATTGGAGAACTTGAAGATGTGATTGGCATCGGAAACGCCAAGCTCGGGCAAATGCCCAAGCAGCGCCAGCAACACCACCGCTGA
- a CDS encoding phosphatidylglycerophosphatase A, which produces MKHIDAIIMKLQDRGVTVLHIAEIVRRLQERYHPNLTVEECQQSVLHVLEKREVQHALYTGIALDELAEKHQLPQPLQTIMERDEPLYGVDEILALSITNIYGTIGLTNFGYLDKVKVGIIGTINDNRSQIHVFLDDLVAAVAAAAAARIAHEYGAEEYNNNWHAPESL; this is translated from the coding sequence ATGAAACATATTGATGCAATCATCATGAAGCTGCAAGACCGCGGAGTTACCGTCCTGCATATCGCCGAGATTGTACGTCGCCTGCAAGAGCGGTATCATCCGAATCTAACCGTAGAAGAGTGCCAACAGAGCGTCTTGCATGTTCTCGAGAAGAGGGAAGTCCAGCACGCCTTGTATACGGGTATCGCTCTCGACGAATTGGCGGAGAAGCATCAGTTGCCGCAACCGCTGCAGACCATCATGGAGCGCGATGAACCGCTGTATGGCGTGGACGAGATTCTTGCGCTTTCCATCACCAATATCTACGGCACCATCGGACTTACCAATTTTGGCTACCTGGACAAAGTGAAGGTAGGCATCATTGGAACCATTAATGATAACCGCAGCCAGATTCACGTGTTCCTTGACGATCTCGTTGCCGCCGTTGCCGCAGCGGCGGCCGCCCGGATTGCTCACGAATACGGGGCGGAAGAATATAACAACAATTGGCACGCGCCTGAAAGTTTGTGA
- a CDS encoding glutamate decarboxylase, protein MWTVIYIAQSDKQAEYIKNRLESEGFLVRTRQTNLSKQQFEILVPEAELEEVQEVLNDVLHSSL, encoded by the coding sequence ATGTGGACCGTCATATACATCGCACAATCGGATAAGCAGGCAGAGTACATCAAGAACAGGTTGGAATCCGAAGGGTTCCTAGTGCGCACAAGGCAGACGAACCTTTCTAAGCAGCAATTTGAGATACTCGTTCCAGAAGCAGAACTAGAAGAGGTCCAAGAGGTCTTAAACGACGTCTTGCACTCTTCACTATAA
- a CDS encoding acetyl-CoA carboxylase carboxyltransferase subunit beta translates to MLKDIFQKKRHYATIGQATRPAEAQPVAPVDIPKGLFHKCEGCGALLMSKELSKNVHTCPHCGYHFSLDALTRVSVTLDDGSFVEHDAGVTSVDPLNFPDYVSKLEKAKTSTGLPEGAVTGRGTVGGYPLVIGIMDPRFIMGSMGSAVGEKLTRAMEYAADTRTPLVLFTASGGARMQEGVLSLMQMAKTSVALERMHELGVLFVSVITHPTTGGVSASFASLGDIILAEPGAMFGFAGRRVIEQTIRQKLPDDFQTAEFMLKHGMVDKVVHRMQLKSTLETILRVHSLGGLTVGEQS, encoded by the coding sequence GTGCTGAAAGATATTTTCCAAAAGAAGCGCCATTATGCGACCATCGGACAAGCCACGCGTCCTGCGGAAGCACAGCCGGTTGCTCCGGTGGATATCCCAAAGGGATTGTTCCACAAGTGCGAAGGCTGCGGCGCATTACTGATGTCTAAAGAACTCTCTAAAAACGTTCATACATGCCCTCATTGCGGCTATCATTTTTCTCTGGACGCTCTAACGAGAGTGTCTGTGACCTTGGATGACGGCAGCTTTGTTGAACACGATGCTGGCGTCACCTCTGTCGACCCTTTGAACTTCCCCGATTACGTCTCCAAACTGGAGAAAGCCAAGACCTCGACAGGCTTGCCCGAAGGAGCAGTGACGGGACGCGGAACCGTTGGCGGATATCCGCTTGTGATTGGCATCATGGACCCGCGATTCATCATGGGGTCGATGGGTTCTGCGGTCGGTGAAAAACTGACACGGGCAATGGAGTACGCAGCAGATACACGCACTCCGTTGGTACTGTTTACAGCTTCCGGCGGTGCCCGCATGCAGGAAGGCGTATTGTCTTTGATGCAGATGGCCAAAACCAGTGTTGCTCTCGAGCGCATGCATGAACTCGGTGTCTTGTTTGTGTCTGTCATCACGCATCCGACCACAGGTGGTGTCAGCGCGAGCTTTGCCAGTCTTGGCGACATCATCCTGGCTGAGCCTGGTGCGATGTTTGGCTTTGCCGGTCGCCGCGTCATCGAGCAAACGATTCGTCAAAAGTTGCCGGATGATTTTCAGACGGCGGAGTTCATGTTGAAACACGGCATGGTGGACAAGGTTGTACACCGGATGCAGTTAAAGAGCACGTTAGAGACTATTCTGCGCGTACATTCGTTGGGAGGCTTGACGGTTGGCGAGCAATCTTGA
- a CDS encoding acetyl-CoA carboxylase carboxyltransferase subunit alpha, whose translation MASNLDFEKPIIELKQKIEELRRFTSESGVDLSDEVENLESRLEQLSNSVYGSLSSWQRVQLARQPGRPTTLEYIEGMCTEFVELHGDRNFRDDPAIVGGIGLLDGRPVTIIGHQKGRDTKENIYRNFGSAHPEGYRKALRLMKQAEKFHRPVILFIDTAGAFPGMSAEERGQSEAIATNLRAMAGLKTPTVCVVTGEGGSGGALGLGVTDRILALEYAWYSVIAPESAAAILWKDSTLASRAAETMRITAHDLLELGIADDLIAEPKGGAQKDKLAAISIVRTKLVETLADLSELPIADLLRARYDKYRDMGIYTER comes from the coding sequence TTGGCGAGCAATCTTGATTTTGAGAAACCCATCATCGAGCTGAAGCAAAAAATAGAAGAACTGCGCCGCTTCACATCAGAGAGCGGTGTGGATTTGTCCGATGAAGTGGAAAACCTCGAGTCCCGTCTTGAACAACTGTCAAACTCTGTGTACGGCAGCTTGTCCTCATGGCAGCGGGTTCAACTTGCGCGCCAGCCGGGACGTCCGACGACGCTCGAGTACATTGAAGGAATGTGCACGGAATTTGTTGAGTTGCACGGAGACAGGAACTTTCGCGACGACCCCGCGATTGTGGGCGGCATCGGCCTCCTAGACGGTCGGCCTGTGACCATCATCGGTCACCAGAAGGGTCGTGACACAAAGGAGAACATTTATCGGAATTTCGGCAGCGCGCATCCCGAAGGGTACCGCAAAGCGTTGCGTTTGATGAAACAGGCTGAAAAATTTCATCGGCCGGTGATTTTGTTTATCGACACTGCAGGCGCATTCCCTGGTATGTCCGCTGAAGAACGCGGTCAGAGTGAAGCGATTGCGACAAACTTGAGAGCGATGGCTGGGCTGAAAACCCCGACAGTGTGCGTTGTGACAGGTGAAGGAGGAAGCGGGGGAGCACTCGGGCTTGGTGTAACGGATAGAATCCTTGCACTCGAGTACGCTTGGTATTCCGTCATTGCTCCGGAATCTGCAGCGGCCATTTTGTGGAAAGACAGCACCTTGGCCTCTCGGGCGGCGGAGACGATGCGAATTACAGCACACGACCTGCTTGAACTCGGCATCGCTGATGACCTGATTGCGGAGCCCAAAGGCGGTGCTCAAAAGGATAAATTAGCGGCGATTTCGATTGTTCGCACAAAACTTGTGGAAACATTAGCAGATCTTTCTGAACTTCCTATTGCTGATCTCCTTCGGGCGAGGTACGATAAATACAGGGATATGGGGATCTACACAGAACGGTAA
- the pfkA gene encoding 6-phosphofructokinase: MQKIAVMTSGGDAPGMNAAVRAVVRTALYQGMEVVGIRRGFTGVMNGEFVPMSLGSVADTIQRGGTVLYTARCEPFKTEEGQRQGYEVLKEAGIDGLVVVGGDGSFRGAQALSRLGIRTIGLPGTIDNDIACCDATIGFDTAVNTAIEAIDKIRDTATSHERTYVVEVMGRNAGDIALHVGLAGGAESILVPERPFSMDDIIRKLERGVARGKKHSIILVAEGAGRGMDIGKYLSEHTGFEVRVTVLGHIQRGGAPSAKDRVLASQLGAYAVELLREGVSGKMATIYKGVLQAVDFDTVFATLREPDMSLYELADTLAI; this comes from the coding sequence ATGCAAAAAATCGCTGTCATGACGAGTGGTGGGGACGCCCCAGGAATGAATGCTGCTGTCCGTGCGGTTGTTAGAACGGCACTCTATCAGGGGATGGAAGTTGTCGGCATCCGTCGTGGTTTCACGGGCGTGATGAACGGGGAATTTGTTCCAATGAGTCTGGGGTCTGTGGCTGACACCATCCAACGCGGGGGCACAGTCTTGTACACCGCGCGGTGCGAGCCATTTAAGACGGAGGAAGGTCAGCGCCAAGGTTATGAAGTATTAAAAGAAGCCGGGATTGACGGGCTGGTGGTCGTTGGCGGGGATGGTTCTTTCCGCGGGGCACAGGCACTGTCGAGGCTTGGCATTCGGACCATTGGGCTGCCGGGCACGATTGATAATGATATCGCGTGTTGCGACGCTACCATCGGATTTGATACCGCCGTCAACACTGCGATTGAAGCGATAGACAAAATTCGCGATACGGCCACATCCCACGAACGTACTTACGTAGTCGAGGTGATGGGGCGTAACGCTGGTGATATAGCGCTGCACGTCGGACTCGCTGGCGGTGCTGAGTCGATTCTTGTCCCAGAGCGCCCATTCAGCATGGATGATATCATTCGTAAACTGGAACGCGGCGTGGCTCGCGGCAAAAAACATTCCATCATTCTCGTTGCTGAAGGTGCGGGTCGCGGAATGGACATTGGCAAGTACCTTTCGGAGCACACTGGATTTGAGGTGCGCGTGACAGTCCTCGGACACATTCAACGCGGCGGGGCACCTTCGGCCAAAGACCGCGTTCTTGCCAGTCAACTTGGCGCCTATGCTGTCGAACTGCTTCGCGAGGGCGTGAGCGGGAAGATGGCAACCATTTACAAAGGTGTGCTGCAGGCTGTGGATTTTGATACAGTATTTGCGACTTTGCGCGAGCCTGACATGTCCCTATACGAACTCGCTGACACCCTGGCCATTTAA